From Nitrospirota bacterium, one genomic window encodes:
- a CDS encoding NADH-quinone oxidoreductase subunit N: MNFSLTMSPSDLLLLLPEILLTVWLCGILIVDFSFPRLPNEQLAYLSIAGLAATLGCLVWFDVTGVTGALFADMFVLDRMALFFKMFIVGSTILVILASVDYIHRFRFFRGEYYFLIVMSALGMMFMASANDLLSVFVTLEFSTFGFYVLVAYLREDMASNEAGIKFFILGVFAAGLLAYGISLVYGETGKLVFSDMKSAQATPGLAIGFLLIFGALGFKIGAVPFHSWIPDTYHGSPTPVTAYLSIAPKGAAFAILLRMFFVALATFKPIWVLLLVAASVMSMTYGNIVAIAQKNMKRLLAYSGIAQIGNVLIGLAAGTKMGNDAILFYLLTYLFANLGAFAIIIAVSEAIGSEEIDDYSGLGRRSPFLAFSMLIFLLSLAGVPPLAGFIGKIYIFVAAMKEGLYVLITVGLINIVISMYYYLIVVKKMYISEPHDPSPITVSGPIKAVLYVCLAGTLVIGIYPQPFADWVVSATMMFSGLADPAVSLPIPPAATPVGG, encoded by the coding sequence ATGAACTTTTCTCTGACGATGTCTCCCTCCGATCTGTTGTTGTTGCTGCCGGAAATCCTGCTCACGGTCTGGTTGTGCGGCATCCTGATCGTCGATTTCTCGTTTCCCCGGCTGCCCAACGAACAGTTGGCCTATCTGAGCATCGCAGGCCTCGCTGCCACGCTCGGCTGCCTGGTCTGGTTCGATGTGACCGGCGTCACCGGGGCGCTCTTTGCCGATATGTTTGTCCTCGACCGAATGGCCCTGTTTTTCAAAATGTTCATTGTCGGGTCGACGATCCTCGTCATCCTGGCCTCCGTCGATTACATCCATCGATTCAGGTTTTTCCGCGGAGAGTATTATTTCCTGATTGTGATGTCGGCGCTCGGCATGATGTTTATGGCCTCCGCCAACGACTTGTTGTCGGTGTTCGTCACGTTGGAGTTTTCCACCTTCGGCTTCTACGTCTTGGTTGCCTATCTTCGTGAGGATATGGCTTCGAACGAAGCGGGTATCAAGTTTTTCATTCTAGGCGTCTTCGCCGCGGGCCTCCTCGCCTATGGCATTAGCTTGGTCTATGGAGAAACCGGCAAGCTGGTATTTTCCGATATGAAATCGGCACAGGCGACACCGGGGCTGGCTATCGGCTTCCTGCTGATCTTCGGTGCATTAGGGTTCAAAATCGGCGCGGTACCGTTTCACTCGTGGATTCCTGACACCTATCATGGGTCGCCAACGCCTGTGACGGCCTATCTCTCGATCGCCCCGAAGGGGGCGGCCTTTGCCATCCTCCTCAGGATGTTCTTCGTCGCCTTGGCGACGTTTAAGCCGATCTGGGTGTTGCTACTCGTTGCCGCATCCGTCATGTCCATGACCTACGGGAACATCGTGGCGATCGCCCAGAAGAACATGAAACGGCTCTTGGCCTATTCCGGTATCGCCCAGATCGGTAATGTGCTGATCGGTCTCGCTGCCGGCACCAAGATGGGGAACGACGCGATTCTGTTCTATCTGTTGACCTATCTCTTTGCCAATCTCGGGGCCTTCGCCATTATCATCGCCGTCAGTGAAGCGATCGGGAGCGAGGAGATCGACGATTACAGTGGGCTCGGGCGGCGTTCGCCATTTCTTGCTTTTTCGATGCTGATTTTCCTCTTGTCTCTGGCTGGTGTGCCTCCGTTGGCCGGCTTCATCGGCAAGATCTACATTTTTGTGGCGGCCATGAAAGAAGGGCTCTACGTGCTCATCACGGTGGGCCTGATTAACATCGTGATTTCGATGTATTACTACCTGATCGTTGTGAAGAAGATGTATATCAGCGAACCCCACGACCCTTCTCCCATTACGGTGTCCGGTCCAATCAAAGCCGTGCTATACGTCTGTCTCGCCGGCACCCTTGTGATCGGTATTTATCCGCAACCCTTCGCCGATTGGGTCGTCTCGGCCACGATGATGTTTTCCGGCTTAGCGGATCCAGCCGTCTCCCTTCCCATTCCCCCTGCCGCCACTCCAGTCGGTGGGTAA
- the nuoL gene encoding NADH-quinone oxidoreductase subunit L yields MTDLLIKLIPVFPLLAAIVNGLAGRKYSHEIAHRLAWGSVGLSFLCTLGVFIDVLRTGTVHEVIAYQWIFGGDLNINLAYLVDPLTCIMLLVVTGVGLLIHVYSVGYMHGEAGFTRFFTYMNLFMVSMLLLVMGNNYVVLFIGWEGVGLCSYLLIGYYYDKVSAAKAASKAFVVNRIGDAGFLLAIFLIFINFKTLDYTKVFAQVGQLSPDMATAIALCLLVGAIGKSAQLPLYTWLPDAMEGPTPVSALIHAATMVTAGVYMIVRNHAIFDMSPTAMFWVGTIGGITALFAATIGLVQTDIKRVLAYSTVSQLGYMFLGCGIGAYSAAVFHLMTHAFFKALLFLSAGSVIHALSGEQDIRKMGGLSTKIPWTYRLFLIGTVAIAGIPPLAGFWSKDEILAHAFTHEHYLLYGMAAIGALLTSFYMFRLTYLTFYGTSRMDHHTEEHVHESPTVMVGPLMALGVLSVFGGFLGFPPEHGWLHQFLAPVAGMGGEHEASTGLVLTLMMIATGIALLGWGVAHYFYSVNLSAPERLAAKFQAVYTTLLNKYYVDELYDLVWVEPTKKLGQLLDWFDRTVIDGLVRGVAQMAELGAAGSTWMEKYMVYAGLNVIGYGNHLIARQWRQLQSGMVHHYAAIIVAGLFLLAVITQLIMQR; encoded by the coding sequence GTGACGGATCTACTCATAAAACTCATTCCGGTATTTCCTTTGCTGGCCGCAATCGTGAACGGCCTCGCTGGCAGGAAATATTCCCACGAGATCGCACACCGGTTGGCCTGGGGCTCAGTCGGGTTGTCATTTCTCTGCACGCTCGGTGTGTTCATCGACGTCTTGCGGACCGGTACCGTACATGAAGTCATCGCCTATCAATGGATCTTCGGCGGCGACCTCAACATCAATCTGGCCTATCTGGTCGATCCGCTCACCTGCATCATGTTACTGGTGGTTACGGGCGTTGGTTTGTTGATTCACGTCTACTCCGTCGGCTACATGCATGGAGAAGCGGGATTCACCAGATTCTTCACCTACATGAACCTCTTCATGGTGTCCATGTTGCTCCTCGTCATGGGGAACAACTATGTCGTCCTCTTTATTGGCTGGGAAGGGGTCGGGCTCTGCTCCTATCTCTTGATCGGCTACTACTACGACAAGGTCTCCGCCGCCAAAGCCGCCTCGAAAGCTTTCGTGGTGAACCGTATCGGGGATGCCGGATTCCTGCTGGCGATTTTTCTGATCTTCATCAATTTTAAGACGCTGGACTATACGAAGGTCTTTGCCCAGGTCGGACAACTGTCTCCGGACATGGCCACGGCGATTGCGCTCTGCCTGCTCGTCGGTGCCATCGGTAAATCAGCCCAGCTTCCCCTCTATACCTGGCTCCCGGATGCGATGGAAGGTCCGACACCGGTGAGCGCCCTCATCCATGCAGCGACGATGGTGACGGCCGGGGTTTACATGATCGTGCGAAACCATGCCATTTTCGACATGTCGCCCACAGCCATGTTTTGGGTCGGAACTATTGGCGGCATCACGGCACTCTTCGCCGCCACTATTGGCCTTGTGCAAACGGACATTAAGCGGGTTTTGGCCTATTCGACAGTGAGCCAGCTCGGGTACATGTTTCTCGGATGCGGAATCGGCGCCTACTCAGCTGCCGTATTCCATCTCATGACCCATGCCTTCTTCAAGGCCCTCCTATTCCTCTCCGCGGGGTCGGTGATACACGCGCTCTCGGGCGAACAAGACATTCGGAAGATGGGCGGCCTCAGCACCAAGATTCCCTGGACCTATCGGCTGTTTCTGATCGGTACCGTTGCGATCGCGGGTATTCCGCCGTTGGCAGGCTTCTGGAGTAAAGATGAAATCCTGGCCCATGCCTTTACGCACGAACATTATCTACTCTATGGCATGGCGGCCATCGGCGCATTGTTGACCTCCTTCTACATGTTCCGTCTGACCTATCTGACCTTTTATGGTACGTCGCGGATGGACCACCATACAGAGGAACATGTCCATGAGTCCCCGACAGTGATGGTCGGTCCGCTCATGGCGTTAGGAGTGTTATCCGTTTTTGGGGGCTTCCTGGGCTTTCCCCCTGAGCATGGCTGGCTCCACCAGTTTCTGGCACCGGTCGCGGGTATGGGAGGGGAGCATGAGGCCAGCACCGGACTCGTGCTCACACTCATGATGATTGCCACCGGAATAGCGTTGTTGGGCTGGGGTGTCGCGCATTATTTTTACAGTGTGAATCTCTCGGCGCCGGAGCGGCTGGCGGCAAAATTCCAGGCGGTCTATACCACCCTGCTCAACAAGTACTATGTCGATGAATTGTACGATCTCGTCTGGGTGGAGCCCACCAAGAAGCTGGGGCAGCTGCTCGATTGGTTCGACCGGACCGTCATCGATGGCCTCGTGCGAGGGGTCGCGCAGATGGCAGAGTTGGGTGCCGCGGGATCGACCTGGATGGAAAAATACATGGTCTACGCCGGCCTCAATGTCATTGGTTATGGCAACCATCTCATCGCCCGGCAATGGCGGCAACTCCAGAGCGGAATGGTCCATCATTACGCGGCAATAATTGTAGCAGGGCTCTTTCTCTTGGCGGTGATTACTCAGCTCATCATGCAACGATAA
- a CDS encoding response regulator: MKTPLSLLQLEDNPVDAELITATLIEGGIPCQSQLVDTRQAFLAALKAGRIDLILADYSIPGFDGMAALALARQHCPEVPFLFVSATIGEELAIDAMHQGATDYVLKQRLGRLVPSIQRALRELDDRAERKRAEEALRQSEKQFRQSQKMEAVGRLAGGIAHDFNNLLTVILGYSQVISTELGPQHPLRGKVDETLKAGERAATLIRQLLAFSRKQSLDPKVLSLNTAVTSLVSLLGRLIGTNIKLVTMLDPTNGRLCADQAQLEQVLVNLVVNARDAMPNGGTLTIETAQVELTRSPVYHLTPLPPGPYVRLAVTDTGCGMDRKTQSHIFEPFFTTKGEGKGSGLGLSTVFGIVTQCGGAIDVTSRVGHGTRFDLYFPNVESDLFIPPAIQSSGQPQRGTETILVVEDEPSVRTLVRDELRKLGYRVIEAKSGIEACLLATQQAGSLQLLLTDVVMPGMGGRELAQHLSAIKPDLRTLFMSGYMDDVGIMAGQEEGTSSFLQKPFTPEVLARAVRDLLDLQTLSDKTGTPSSTPQPTPR, encoded by the coding sequence GTGAAAACCCCTCTCAGCCTGCTCCAACTTGAAGACAATCCGGTTGACGCCGAATTGATTACGGCCACCTTGATCGAGGGCGGAATTCCCTGTCAGTCGCAACTCGTCGACACGCGTCAGGCCTTTCTGGCGGCCCTGAAGGCCGGCCGGATCGATCTCATCCTCGCGGACTATTCCATCCCAGGTTTCGATGGCATGGCCGCCCTCGCGTTAGCCCGTCAGCATTGCCCCGAGGTGCCGTTTCTCTTCGTCTCGGCTACCATTGGAGAGGAGCTGGCGATCGACGCCATGCATCAAGGCGCGACGGATTATGTGCTCAAGCAACGGCTTGGACGATTGGTGCCATCGATTCAGCGCGCATTGCGCGAACTCGACGATCGAGCCGAGCGGAAACGGGCTGAAGAGGCCCTTCGGCAGAGCGAGAAACAGTTTCGGCAGTCCCAGAAGATGGAAGCGGTGGGACGGTTGGCTGGAGGGATCGCGCATGACTTCAATAATCTCCTGACCGTTATTTTGGGCTACAGCCAAGTCATCTCGACGGAACTTGGCCCTCAGCATCCTCTTCGGGGAAAGGTCGATGAAACCTTAAAGGCCGGCGAACGGGCTGCGACGTTGATCCGTCAGCTACTCGCGTTCAGCCGCAAACAATCGCTGGACCCCAAAGTGCTGTCGCTCAACACCGCCGTCACAAGTTTGGTCAGTCTGCTGGGTCGCTTGATCGGCACGAATATCAAACTGGTTACCATGCTCGACCCAACGAATGGTCGGCTGTGCGCCGACCAGGCTCAGCTTGAGCAGGTCCTGGTCAACCTCGTCGTCAACGCGAGAGACGCCATGCCGAATGGCGGGACGCTGACGATTGAAACAGCCCAGGTTGAACTCACGCGCAGTCCGGTCTATCACCTTACCCCGCTACCTCCAGGTCCCTACGTCCGATTGGCCGTCACAGATACCGGCTGCGGTATGGACCGCAAGACCCAATCCCATATCTTTGAGCCCTTCTTCACGACGAAGGGGGAGGGGAAGGGCAGCGGTCTGGGCCTCTCCACGGTATTTGGCATTGTCACCCAGTGCGGCGGCGCCATCGACGTCACCAGCCGAGTGGGTCATGGCACGCGCTTCGACCTCTATTTCCCGAACGTCGAGTCCGATCTCTTCATCCCTCCGGCGATCCAATCATCGGGACAGCCTCAGCGAGGCACGGAAACGATTCTTGTGGTGGAAGATGAGCCGAGCGTCCGTACGCTTGTGCGAGACGAACTGCGGAAACTGGGGTACCGTGTCATAGAAGCCAAGAGTGGAATTGAGGCCTGCTTACTGGCGACACAGCAAGCAGGATCGCTACAACTGCTGTTGACCGATGTCGTCATGCCGGGCATGGGTGGACGGGAGTTGGCACAGCATCTCTCCGCCATCAAGCCGGATTTGCGAACGCTGTTTATGTCGGGGTATATGGATGACGTCGGTATTATGGCAGGACAAGAAGAAGGCACGAGCAGTTTCTTGCAAAAACCCTTCACGCCGGAGGTTCTCGCCCGCGCAGTCCGTGACTTACTGGATCTTCAGACCTTATCCGATAAGACCGGCACCCCCTCCTCAACACCTCAGCCGACCCCGCGCTGA
- the nuoK gene encoding NADH-quinone oxidoreductase subunit NuoK yields the protein MVPLSAYVAVSAVLFITGLLGVLIRRNFIIVLMSVEIMLNAANINLVAFSYYLESMAGQLVALFIIAIAAGEAAIGLAIIIVVFRGKISTNVDEMNLLKW from the coding sequence ATGGTTCCTTTAAGCGCATATGTCGCCGTCAGCGCCGTGCTGTTTATTACCGGCCTGCTCGGCGTCTTGATCAGACGGAACTTCATCATCGTGTTGATGTCTGTCGAGATCATGTTGAACGCGGCAAACATTAACCTTGTCGCCTTTTCCTATTACTTGGAATCCATGGCTGGTCAATTGGTGGCGCTCTTCATCATTGCCATCGCGGCCGGAGAAGCGGCAATCGGGCTCGCCATCATTATTGTCGTGTTCCGTGGAAAGATTTCCACGAACGTGGACGAGATGAATCTCTTGAAGTGGTAA
- a CDS encoding NADH-quinone oxidoreductase subunit M — translation MGDYALLYILFAPFVGAIALIFVSNRQAMLVRGIAAGSAFICLLASVYLFYAYDHVKGGFQFVQKFEWSRQLGISLHLGVDGIGTPLVLASGILLFAGIFVSWHVKDRAKEFYIWLLILAAATIGVFMSLDLFFLYFFYEMSVIPMYLLLGMWGSHTKKYNEMTDPEGLKQRDSVGFIFNFGSNSKEYAAMKLVLFLSAFAVAAFMGILLIYKYSGLNTFDILVLREHANLMNIPVLGTTLDKIIWLLIFFGFASIAPLWPLHSWSPVGHAAAPAATSMLHAGVLMKLGHFSIIRVAFEILPETTRELMPIAAVLCMFSIVYGGFVAYYAKDTKYVIGYSSSSHMGYVFLGMAALDYISLTGAVMYMFAHAMATGMLFAMAGWVYDQTHTRDIPSLGGLSNRMPFISGCFVIGCMASIGVPGTINFIAEVMIIVGSWNKYPFQVIVAVVGIVLTLAYLFKMMRGLFYGPMDQKYSHAHDAVSAVDRLPLLIMITVSIGFFFFPMHLYNVVRSGVDPLIAKITRVVPVAAETTGVRLEARGDNNTPLADRPLPFASAPVSGGRP, via the coding sequence ATGGGTGACTACGCGCTCCTCTACATCCTCTTTGCTCCCTTCGTGGGAGCCATCGCACTGATTTTTGTGTCAAACCGGCAGGCGATGCTTGTGCGTGGGATTGCAGCGGGATCGGCCTTCATCTGCCTTCTCGCCTCGGTCTATCTCTTCTATGCATACGACCATGTGAAGGGCGGCTTCCAATTCGTTCAGAAGTTCGAATGGTCGCGTCAGCTGGGCATTTCGCTCCACCTCGGGGTGGACGGCATCGGCACCCCCCTGGTTCTGGCTTCGGGTATTTTGCTGTTCGCAGGAATTTTCGTCTCCTGGCACGTGAAGGACCGGGCGAAAGAATTTTACATCTGGCTGCTCATCCTTGCGGCGGCCACCATCGGCGTGTTTATGTCGCTGGACCTGTTCTTCCTCTACTTCTTCTACGAGATGTCCGTCATCCCCATGTATCTCCTCTTGGGCATGTGGGGAAGCCACACGAAGAAGTACAACGAGATGACGGATCCGGAGGGCCTTAAGCAGCGGGATTCAGTCGGGTTTATCTTCAACTTCGGGTCCAACAGCAAAGAATATGCTGCAATGAAGTTGGTGCTCTTCCTCTCGGCCTTTGCCGTCGCGGCGTTCATGGGCATTCTGTTGATCTACAAGTATTCGGGGCTGAATACCTTCGACATCTTGGTTCTGCGAGAACATGCCAACTTGATGAACATCCCGGTCTTGGGCACGACGCTGGACAAGATTATTTGGCTGCTTATTTTCTTCGGCTTCGCCTCCATCGCCCCCCTCTGGCCGCTTCACTCCTGGTCGCCTGTGGGCCATGCCGCGGCGCCGGCCGCCACAAGCATGTTGCATGCGGGTGTGCTGATGAAGCTCGGCCATTTCTCCATCATCCGGGTCGCCTTTGAGATCTTGCCCGAAACGACCCGAGAGTTGATGCCCATCGCGGCCGTGCTCTGTATGTTCAGTATCGTGTACGGCGGGTTCGTGGCCTATTATGCCAAAGACACCAAGTACGTCATCGGATATTCCAGCTCGAGTCACATGGGCTATGTATTCCTCGGCATGGCAGCCCTGGACTACATCAGTTTGACCGGCGCAGTGATGTATATGTTCGCTCATGCCATGGCGACGGGCATGCTTTTCGCCATGGCCGGATGGGTGTACGACCAGACCCATACCAGAGACATTCCTTCGCTCGGCGGGCTCTCGAATCGCATGCCATTTATCTCGGGCTGTTTCGTCATCGGCTGTATGGCCTCGATCGGCGTCCCCGGCACCATTAACTTCATCGCTGAAGTCATGATCATCGTGGGCAGTTGGAACAAGTATCCGTTTCAGGTCATCGTGGCCGTGGTCGGAATCGTGTTGACCTTAGCGTACTTGTTCAAGATGATGCGCGGGCTCTTCTACGGACCCATGGATCAGAAGTACAGCCACGCACATGATGCCGTGTCCGCAGTCGACCGTCTGCCGCTCTTGATCATGATCACCGTGAGTATCGGATTCTTTTTCTTCCCCATGCATCTGTACAACGTGGTGCGATCGGGGGTCGATCCGCTGATTGCTAAGATCACCCGCGTGGTGCCGGTCGCTGCGGAGACGACAGGCGTGAGGCTAGAGGCCAGAGGCGATAACAATACACCTCTCGCCGATCGTCCCTTGCCCTTCGCCAGCGCCCCCGTGAGCGGAGGTCGGCCATGA
- a CDS encoding NADH-quinone oxidoreductase subunit M, which yields MLEELASTFPILTCILFLPLVGAVVLWLFDDEDMVRTSALTIALVELALSVFVLLRFIPESAAMQFAEHVEWIPALGVSYHLAVDGISVLFVGLTAFLTVLIVIYSWDTVRHQVKLYMMALLALETTTMGVFLSIDLILFFVFWELMLIPSYFLIKLWGGGAERHYAALKYVLYTLLGSVFMLVGIALLDLNYHQWAMLRHIEPAYSFDLLALLSVPIPFSQQVLIFWLLFLGFAFKAPLFPFHTWLPNALLEGPIGMAVVLAGLKLGTFGFIRFSIPLLPDASKSQTVVTVTMVLGLAAILYGAIMALIQSDFRRLLAFSSISHLGFVVIGLFALNYQGLQGSLLTMINLGFSTAGLFFIAGFLYSRQQTTELSSFGGMAKLTPLLASFFLLIGLASIGLPGTNGFVGEFLILLGAFTANWLYGGIAVTGVIFGAAYFLWYYERAMLGPVGKAVKDSISDLHPREMVIASALSIMILWIGLYPAPFLRMMNGSVQALVDRLERGTVAAAESKQPVKVD from the coding sequence ATGTTAGAAGAACTGGCGTCCACATTTCCCATTCTCACCTGTATTTTGTTTCTCCCCCTCGTCGGAGCCGTCGTGTTGTGGCTGTTCGACGATGAGGATATGGTCCGGACCTCCGCCTTGACGATTGCGTTGGTGGAGTTGGCCCTTTCCGTATTCGTCCTTTTACGCTTCATTCCCGAATCAGCCGCGATGCAGTTCGCAGAACATGTGGAATGGATTCCCGCCCTCGGGGTCAGTTACCACCTCGCGGTCGATGGGATCAGCGTCCTCTTCGTTGGGCTCACGGCATTCCTCACGGTTCTGATCGTCATCTATTCTTGGGATACCGTCCGTCACCAAGTGAAGCTCTACATGATGGCGCTCCTTGCCCTCGAAACGACGACGATGGGGGTCTTCCTCTCTATCGACTTGATCCTCTTCTTCGTCTTCTGGGAGTTGATGCTGATCCCCAGTTATTTTCTGATTAAACTCTGGGGTGGAGGCGCGGAGCGGCATTACGCAGCATTGAAATATGTGCTCTATACCTTGCTGGGTAGCGTCTTCATGTTGGTCGGCATCGCGCTGTTAGACCTCAACTATCACCAGTGGGCGATGTTGCGCCATATCGAACCGGCCTATTCGTTCGATTTGTTGGCCTTGCTCTCCGTGCCGATCCCGTTTAGCCAACAGGTTCTTATCTTCTGGCTCCTCTTTCTCGGCTTCGCCTTTAAGGCCCCGCTGTTCCCGTTCCACACTTGGCTGCCGAACGCGCTCCTCGAAGGACCGATCGGGATGGCGGTGGTGTTGGCCGGATTGAAGCTCGGGACGTTCGGATTTATCCGCTTTAGCATTCCCTTGCTGCCGGATGCGTCGAAGAGTCAGACCGTCGTCACGGTGACCATGGTGCTTGGGTTAGCGGCCATTCTGTATGGCGCGATCATGGCGCTGATCCAGTCGGATTTCCGCCGGCTCCTGGCATTCAGCAGCATCAGCCATCTCGGGTTTGTGGTGATCGGTCTGTTTGCCCTGAACTATCAGGGGCTCCAAGGCAGCCTGCTGACCATGATCAATTTAGGGTTCAGCACGGCAGGTTTGTTTTTTATCGCGGGCTTTCTCTACTCACGGCAGCAAACCACCGAACTGAGCTCATTCGGCGGTATGGCGAAATTGACCCCGTTACTCGCAAGCTTTTTTCTGCTCATCGGACTGGCGTCGATCGGCTTGCCCGGTACCAATGGATTTGTCGGTGAGTTCCTCATTCTCCTGGGAGCCTTCACGGCCAATTGGCTGTATGGTGGAATCGCGGTCACCGGGGTCATCTTTGGCGCAGCATATTTTCTCTGGTACTACGAGCGGGCCATGTTGGGACCAGTCGGCAAGGCGGTGAAAGATTCCATCAGTGATTTGCATCCCCGTGAAATGGTTATCGCATCAGCCTTATCGATCATGATTCTGTGGATTGGGCTCTACCCCGCTCCGTTCTTGCGAATGATGAATGGGTCGGTACAGGCGCTGGTCGATCGACTGGAACGGGGGACCGTGGCGGCGGCCGAGTCCAAACAGCCGGTAAAGGTGGATTAA
- a CDS encoding NADH-quinone oxidoreductase subunit J — protein MVLVFFTYFALVSIVAGVMTVALKHPVHCGLALLALLLHVSGLFILLNAEFLWAVQVIVYAGAILVLYLFVLMLMNLKTDDRYLHSSYRYFLAPAALGSVYVLSLLLRSPFAGAKGDAPTVAVLQDGDTYAVGIKMFSEYLLQFEIVGVFLLGAVIGAIVLAKTPKPIVDKRGR, from the coding sequence ATGGTTTTGGTATTTTTCACTTATTTCGCACTGGTCAGTATTGTCGCGGGCGTCATGACGGTCGCGCTCAAGCACCCGGTGCATTGCGGCCTGGCTCTCCTGGCTCTGCTGCTTCACGTCTCCGGGCTCTTCATCCTGCTCAACGCCGAGTTCCTCTGGGCGGTACAAGTAATCGTCTACGCCGGTGCGATCCTCGTCTTGTATCTCTTCGTGCTGATGTTGATGAATTTGAAAACCGACGATCGGTATCTTCATTCCTCGTACCGGTACTTTCTCGCTCCAGCGGCTCTTGGATCGGTCTACGTTCTGAGTCTCCTGCTCCGCTCACCCTTCGCAGGCGCAAAGGGCGATGCCCCCACCGTGGCGGTACTCCAGGACGGCGATACCTACGCGGTCGGAATCAAGATGTTCAGTGAGTATCTGTTGCAGTTCGAAATCGTCGGGGTGTTCCTGCTGGGCGCGGTCATCGGAGCGATCGTGTTGGCAAAAACGCCGAAGCCGATCGTTGACAAACGTGGAAGATAA
- a CDS encoding rhodanese-like domain-containing protein, which produces MTTRIFITLVSLLLLTTVTISGVSAYHSYLLTVQQLRAGLNKGPSMNQKGFILIDVRSTEEHAAGFIPGTDVNIDFREIKARHRELRAQLEDHLVVYCQSGHRSNIAAETLADLGYRHVYNVTGSMNAWLEAGYPVEPGSR; this is translated from the coding sequence ATGACCACGCGCATATTCATCACCCTCGTCAGTCTGTTGCTTCTGACTACCGTCACGATCAGTGGCGTGTCGGCCTATCATTCCTATTTGCTCACCGTACAGCAATTACGCGCCGGATTGAACAAGGGCCCCTCAATGAACCAGAAAGGGTTTATCTTGATCGATGTCCGATCCACGGAAGAACATGCGGCCGGATTTATTCCCGGAACCGACGTGAATATCGACTTCAGAGAAATTAAGGCTCGGCATCGGGAGCTTAGGGCGCAGCTTGAGGACCATCTGGTGGTCTATTGCCAATCCGGCCATCGCAGCAACATTGCCGCAGAAACGTTGGCAGACTTGGGCTACCGCCATGTCTATAACGTCACCGGCAGCATGAACGCCTGGCTTGAGGCGGGCTATCCGGTTGAACCAGGATCCCGCTAG
- a CDS encoding response regulator: MTTVKPILLAEDNPRDAELALAAMEEHHIADKVVVCHDGAEVLDYLYCRGAFASRQQGNPVVVFLDLKMPKVDGLEVLRTIKNDVNLKPIPVVMLTSSREECDLAQSYALGANAYVVKPVEFHQFITAVKELSVFWGIINEPPPDSSESTN, from the coding sequence ATGACCACAGTCAAACCAATTTTGCTAGCGGAAGATAACCCTCGCGACGCCGAGTTGGCGCTCGCCGCCATGGAGGAGCATCACATCGCCGATAAGGTGGTGGTCTGCCATGACGGGGCCGAAGTTCTCGACTACCTCTATTGCCGCGGGGCCTTTGCCTCCAGACAGCAGGGCAATCCCGTGGTCGTGTTCCTCGATCTCAAGATGCCAAAAGTCGACGGACTCGAAGTGTTACGGACGATCAAGAATGATGTGAATCTTAAACCGATTCCGGTCGTCATGCTCACGTCCTCGCGCGAGGAGTGCGATTTGGCGCAAAGTTATGCGCTGGGCGCCAATGCCTATGTGGTGAAACCGGTGGAGTTTCACCAATTCATCACGGCCGTGAAAGAACTCAGTGTATTTTGGGGCATCATCAACGAACCGCCCCCGGACAGCTCAGAATCGACCAACTAG
- the nuoI gene encoding NADH-quinone oxidoreductase subunit NuoI, which translates to MRVTVLIKNILQAALFYEIWDAMKVTFKHMFHKPITFQYPREQRVLPDTHRGALALLRYDDHQERCVGCDLCEAACPSRCIKVISSEDAARPLQRFASEFYIDITKCVFCGYCVEACPVNALAMTKMYEFSTHDKRTLLFDKKRLYEIGERHLDDAKKYLYAHNQEQNVEESREYRYYFPQSVLKPTQSQPKHLG; encoded by the coding sequence ATGCGTGTCACCGTACTGATCAAGAACATTCTCCAGGCCGCGTTGTTTTATGAGATCTGGGACGCGATGAAGGTGACGTTCAAGCATATGTTCCATAAGCCCATTACCTTCCAGTACCCGCGGGAGCAACGCGTTCTCCCCGATACACACCGGGGGGCACTGGCTCTTTTGCGCTACGACGATCATCAGGAACGGTGTGTCGGCTGTGACCTCTGCGAAGCCGCCTGTCCATCCCGCTGTATTAAGGTCATCAGTTCGGAAGATGCGGCGCGTCCGCTGCAGCGATTCGCCAGCGAGTTTTACATCGATATTACGAAATGTGTCTTTTGCGGTTACTGTGTCGAGGCCTGTCCCGTTAACGCCTTAGCCATGACCAAGATGTACGAGTTTTCGACCCACGATAAACGGACCCTGCTGTTCGACAAGAAGCGGCTGTATGAAATCGGCGAGCGTCACCTCGACGATGCAAAAAAATACTTATACGCGCATAATCAGGAACAGAACGTTGAGGAAAGCCGGGAGTATCGGTATTACTTCCCGCAATCGGTATTGAAGCCGACTCAATCGCAACCTAAGCATCTGGGCTGA